Proteins from one Xenopus tropicalis strain Nigerian chromosome 1, UCB_Xtro_10.0, whole genome shotgun sequence genomic window:
- the snrnp35 gene encoding U11/U12 small nuclear ribonucleoprotein 35 kDa protein isoform X1 → MSYMKMNEWTPIAKDYDPLKAGSIDGTDEEPHDRAVLRAILARYVPNKGVIGDPHLTLYVARLSQQTTEEKLKEVFSRYGDIKRIRLVRDFITGFSKGYAFIEYKQENAIMKAHRDANKLVIDQREIFVDFELERNLKGWVPRRLGGGFGGKKESGQLRFGGRDRPFRKPINLPIFPHPFNSEGRGERRPRSRSKDRSHDWREQRRDYGRDRGIRRQDKERPYTKDDKEHNSEHTKRERSRERTRNDKDRNRKDSKREKSRERNYKKHK, encoded by the exons ATGTCATATATG aaaatgaATGAATGGACACCAATAGCAAAGGATTATGACCCTCTCAAAGCAGGGAGTATTGATGGTACTGATGAAGAGCCCCATGATCGTGCTGTGCTTAGGGCTATATTGGCCCGTTATGTCCCAAACAAAGGTGTTATTGGAGACCCACACCTAACTCTCTATGTAGCCAGATTAAGCCAGCAGACTACAGAGGAAAAACTAAAGGAAGTATTTTCTCGTTATGGAGACATCAAAAGAATTCGATTGGTGAGGGATTTTATAACTGGCTTCTCAAAAGGCTATGCATTCATTGAGTACAAGCAAGAAAATGCAATAATGAAAGCACACAGAGATGCAAACAAGCTTGTGATTGATCAAAGAGAAATATTTGTGGACTTTGAACTGGAAAGAAATCTTAAAGGATGGGTTCCTCGCAGGCTTGGAGGAGGATTTGGGGGTAAGAAGGAATCTGGACAGCTAAGATTTGGTGGCCGTGACAGGCCTTTTAGAAAGCCTATCAATTTGCCAATATTTCCCCATCCGTTTAACTCCGAAGGACGTGGAGAGAGGAGGCCAAGATCTCGTTCCAAAGACAGGTCTCATGATTGGAGAGAGCAGAGAAGAGATTATGGAAGGGATAGGGGAATAAGGCGACAGGATAAAGAGAGGCCTTATACAAAGGATGACAAAGAACACAATTCAGAGCATACCAAGAGAGAAAGAAGCAGAGAGCGGACAAGAAATGATAAAGACAGAAATAGAAAAGACAGCAAAAGGGAGAAAAGCAGAGAGAGAaattacaaaaaacacaaataa
- the snrnp35 gene encoding U11/U12 small nuclear ribonucleoprotein 35 kDa protein — MNEWTPIAKDYDPLKAGSIDGTDEEPHDRAVLRAILARYVPNKGVIGDPHLTLYVARLSQQTTEEKLKEVFSRYGDIKRIRLVRDFITGFSKGYAFIEYKQENAIMKAHRDANKLVIDQREIFVDFELERNLKGWVPRRLGGGFGGKKESGQLRFGGRDRPFRKPINLPIFPHPFNSEGRGERRPRSRSKDRSHDWREQRRDYGRDRGIRRQDKERPYTKDDKEHNSEHTKRERSRERTRNDKDRNRKDSKREKSRERNYKKHK, encoded by the coding sequence atgaATGAATGGACACCAATAGCAAAGGATTATGACCCTCTCAAAGCAGGGAGTATTGATGGTACTGATGAAGAGCCCCATGATCGTGCTGTGCTTAGGGCTATATTGGCCCGTTATGTCCCAAACAAAGGTGTTATTGGAGACCCACACCTAACTCTCTATGTAGCCAGATTAAGCCAGCAGACTACAGAGGAAAAACTAAAGGAAGTATTTTCTCGTTATGGAGACATCAAAAGAATTCGATTGGTGAGGGATTTTATAACTGGCTTCTCAAAAGGCTATGCATTCATTGAGTACAAGCAAGAAAATGCAATAATGAAAGCACACAGAGATGCAAACAAGCTTGTGATTGATCAAAGAGAAATATTTGTGGACTTTGAACTGGAAAGAAATCTTAAAGGATGGGTTCCTCGCAGGCTTGGAGGAGGATTTGGGGGTAAGAAGGAATCTGGACAGCTAAGATTTGGTGGCCGTGACAGGCCTTTTAGAAAGCCTATCAATTTGCCAATATTTCCCCATCCGTTTAACTCCGAAGGACGTGGAGAGAGGAGGCCAAGATCTCGTTCCAAAGACAGGTCTCATGATTGGAGAGAGCAGAGAAGAGATTATGGAAGGGATAGGGGAATAAGGCGACAGGATAAAGAGAGGCCTTATACAAAGGATGACAAAGAACACAATTCAGAGCATACCAAGAGAGAAAGAAGCAGAGAGCGGACAAGAAATGATAAAGACAGAAATAGAAAAGACAGCAAAAGGGAGAAAAGCAGAGAGAGAaattacaaaaaacacaaataa
- the rilpl2 gene encoding RILP-like protein 2 (The RefSeq protein has 1 substitution compared to this genomic sequence), translating into MLFPRQRPSRSLGLSSKLRRMKKEVTELRKAKPVSLQRFVGPVRYESYLSGTIHWLRCSAVVREVDWWREVMETEQDEVAQDELGPEIALDKDPFQLTVEDVYDISHIVGQDMLKISREARGVSSLVSDLQFKIVRVLEMLEALVNQSSLSAEELKMERDNLKAEVERLLKDGPQMGVGPDKMVIDLTDPNRPRFTLQELRDVLQERNKLKVKLLVAQDELQCYKSGIIPSPDDQIVTLENESMITCSPRENESKEKSTVKSLFSFKQGKQT; encoded by the exons ATGTTGTTTCCTAGGCAACGGCCATCAAGGTCCCTTGGGCTGTCCTCAAAGTTGAGGCGAATGAAAAAGGAAGTGACAGAGTTGAGGAAAGCTAAACCTGTTTCTTTACAGCGCTTCGTCGGTCCTGTAAGGTACGAATCTTATCtttcaggcacaatacactggcTCCGGTGTTCTGCCGTAGTTC GAGAGGTGGACTGGTGGAGAGAAGTCATGGAGACTGAGCAGGATGAGGTGGCTCAAGATGAGCTGGGTCCTGAAATAGCTTTGGATAAGGACCCATTTCAGTTGACAGTGGAGGATGTGTATGATATCTCTCACATAGTAGGGCAGGATCTGTTGAAAATCAGCAGAGAGGCCCGTGGAGTGTCTAGCCTTGTGTCTGATCTGCAATTCAAAATAGTCAGGGTGCTGGAAATGTTGGAGGCACTGGTGAACCAATCCAGCCTTTCTGCAGAGGAACTGAAAATGGAAAGGGATAATCTAAAGGCTGAAGTGGAGAGACTTCTTAAGGATGGACCTCAG ATGGGCGTTGGACCAGATAAAATGGTTATAGACCTCACAGACCCAAATCGGCCTCGTTTCACACTGCAGGAGCTCAGAGATGTATTACAAGAACGTAATAAACTGAAAGTTAAACTTCTGGTTGCTCAAGATGAGTTGCAGTGCTATAAAAG TGGAATTATTCCTTCACCTGATGATCAGATTGTAACCTTAGAAAATGAATCTATGATTACATGCTCACCAAGAGAGAATGAAAGCAAAGAGAAATCAACTGTTAAAAGCTT gttttcttttaaacaagggAAGCAAACATGA
- the rilpl2 gene encoding RILP-like protein 2 isoform X1, with translation METEQDEVAQDELGPEIALDKDPFQLTVEDVYDISHIVGQDLLKISREARGVSSLVSDLQFKIVRVLEMLEALVNQSSLSAEELKMERDNLKAEVERLLKDGPQMGVGPDKMVIDLTDPNRPRFTLQELRDVLQERNKLKVKLLVAQDELQCYKSGIIPSPDDQIVTLENESMITCSPRENESKEKSTVKSLFSFKQGKQT, from the exons ATGGAGACTGAGCAGGATGAGGTGGCTCAAGATGAGCTGGGTCCTGAAATAGCTTTGGATAAGGACCCATTTCAGTTGACAGTGGAGGATGTGTATGATATCTCTCACATAGTAGGGCAGGATCTGTTGAAAATCAGCAGAGAGGCCCGTGGAGTGTCTAGCCTTGTGTCTGATCTGCAATTCAAAATAGTCAGGGTGCTGGAAATGTTGGAGGCACTGGTGAACCAATCCAGCCTTTCTGCAGAGGAACTGAAAATGGAAAGGGATAATCTAAAGGCTGAAGTGGAGAGACTTCTTAAGGATGGACCTCAG ATGGGCGTTGGACCAGATAAAATGGTTATAGACCTCACAGACCCAAATCGGCCTCGTTTCACACTGCAGGAGCTCAGAGATGTATTACAAGAACGTAATAAACTGAAAGTTAAACTTCTGGTTGCTCAAGATGAGTTGCAGTGCTATAAAAG TGGAATTATTCCTTCACCTGATGATCAGATTGTAACCTTAGAAAATGAATCTATGATTACATGCTCACCAAGAGAGAATGAAAGCAAAGAGAAATCAACTGTTAAAAGCTT gttttcttttaaacaagggAAGCAAACATGA